The proteins below come from a single Vibrio diazotrophicus genomic window:
- the cydB gene encoding cytochrome d ubiquinol oxidase subunit II — translation MHFDLSVIWFAIIVFATLMYIVMDGFDLGIGILMPFIKNEKHKDVMVNTVAPVWDGNETWIVLGGAALFGAFPLAYSVIIEALTVPLTLMLVALIFRGVAFEFRFKALENHLKFWDRSFMLGSIFTTFFQGIVVGAVIQGFNVENRTFVGGQLDWIAPFPLFCGFALIATYALLGSTWLIMKTEGELQQSMFRFANKTLLIMVAALIIISAWTPLAFPFVAERWFSIPNLYYLLPVPVITALACLKITNSLKKRRERSPFIMALIIVILGFAGLGNSIWPNIVPPSISIWDAASPEISQSFMLFGAVLILPVILAYTFWSYYVFSGKVKEGEAYH, via the coding sequence ATGCATTTTGACTTATCCGTGATTTGGTTTGCGATCATCGTGTTTGCCACGCTGATGTACATTGTGATGGATGGCTTTGATTTAGGTATTGGCATCCTGATGCCGTTCATCAAAAATGAAAAACATAAAGATGTAATGGTCAATACCGTTGCGCCTGTGTGGGATGGTAACGAAACGTGGATTGTACTTGGTGGCGCTGCGCTTTTTGGCGCATTCCCATTGGCTTACTCGGTGATCATCGAAGCGTTGACCGTTCCACTGACACTCATGCTCGTTGCTTTGATCTTCCGTGGCGTTGCATTTGAGTTTCGTTTTAAAGCTTTGGAGAACCATCTTAAGTTTTGGGACCGTTCATTTATGCTGGGCTCTATCTTTACAACGTTTTTCCAAGGGATTGTTGTGGGAGCTGTCATTCAAGGTTTTAACGTCGAAAACCGAACGTTTGTTGGCGGGCAATTAGATTGGATAGCACCGTTCCCACTGTTTTGTGGCTTCGCACTCATCGCGACATACGCCTTGTTGGGTAGCACTTGGTTGATTATGAAAACCGAGGGTGAGCTGCAACAAAGCATGTTTCGCTTTGCCAATAAGACACTGCTTATCATGGTCGCTGCGCTGATCATTATTAGCGCATGGACGCCACTTGCATTCCCATTTGTAGCTGAACGTTGGTTTTCGATTCCTAACTTGTACTACTTACTTCCTGTACCTGTGATTACCGCTCTGGCATGTTTGAAAATTACTAATTCGTTGAAAAAACGCAGAGAGCGCAGCCCGTTTATTATGGCGTTAATCATCGTGATTCTTGGGTTTGCAGGGCTTGGGAACAGTATCTGGCCCAATATTGTTCCTCCTAGCATTTCTATTTGGGATGCGGCATCTCCTGAAATCAGCCAGAGCTTTATGTTGTTTGGTGCCGTGCTGATTTTGCCTGTGATTCTTGCCTACACATTCTGGAGCTACTACGTATTTTCTGGAAAGGTAAAAGAAGGTGAAGCCTACCACTAA
- a CDS encoding DUF2474 domain-containing protein: MNIKRGIEQWVWMIGIWAASVIALGIVSMGFRFLMTMAGFKS, from the coding sequence ATGAATATTAAACGAGGAATAGAACAATGGGTCTGGATGATCGGTATCTGGGCAGCGAGTGTTATTGCACTTGGAATTGTTTCTATGGGGTTCCGCTTCCTGATGACAATGGCGGGATTTAAATCTTAA
- a CDS encoding CDP-alcohol phosphatidyltransferase family protein produces the protein MLDRFSIKAIRWPLAQSAKLLDSIGITANQTTLFGFALGLLALPALALEQYYLALVLICLNRICDGLDGALARIQGISDAGGFLDICLDFLFYSLIPFGFVLANPEQNAIAGAFLIFSFVGTGSSFLAFAIMASKQGIDNPVYKNKSLYYMSGLTEGTETIFCFIAFCLLPQHFAIIAYAFGAACWFTTFTRVYSGFYTLLNKS, from the coding sequence ATGCTCGATAGATTCAGTATCAAAGCAATTCGCTGGCCATTAGCGCAAAGCGCAAAACTGTTAGATAGCATAGGGATTACGGCTAACCAAACGACTCTGTTTGGTTTTGCTCTTGGCTTACTTGCTCTACCTGCACTGGCGTTAGAGCAGTATTACTTAGCACTGGTGCTTATCTGTTTAAATCGCATATGCGACGGATTAGATGGCGCGTTAGCGCGTATTCAGGGCATTAGCGATGCTGGTGGTTTTCTCGATATCTGTTTGGACTTTCTGTTCTACTCTCTGATTCCGTTTGGTTTTGTACTTGCTAACCCTGAACAAAATGCTATCGCAGGTGCGTTTTTGATCTTCTCTTTTGTCGGAACAGGCTCTAGCTTCTTAGCGTTTGCCATCATGGCAAGCAAACAGGGAATCGACAATCCGGTATATAAGAACAAGTCACTTTACTACATGAGCGGGCTAACCGAAGGCACAGAAACCATCTTCTGCTTTATCGCTTTTTGCCTACTCCCTCAACATTTCGCCATCATCGCCTACGCCTTTGGTGCGGCATGCTGGTTTACCACATTCACCCGTGTTTATTCAGGGTTTTATACGCTGTTAAATAAGTCGTGA
- a CDS encoding ATP-binding cassette domain-containing protein has protein sequence MSLCLENLAIRKKDGEALFTAFNLSVEKGEIVTLMGPSGCGKSTLLDAIAGHLSQEFQYTGSIKLGGTQLDGQAAHKRQVGILFQDDLLFPHLTVWENLAFALPDSIKGAQRKEQAMTALKEISLMSLADSFPDQISGGQRARIALTRMLLAKPKVALLDEPYSKLDKDLRQQFRTQVEDQLKDANIPALMVTHDEEDVPQGSRCITWPWEDSYAR, from the coding sequence ATGAGTCTTTGTCTCGAAAACCTCGCCATCCGTAAAAAAGATGGTGAAGCCTTGTTTACAGCATTTAACCTGTCCGTTGAGAAAGGTGAAATTGTTACCCTCATGGGCCCAAGCGGATGCGGTAAATCCACTCTGCTTGATGCAATTGCCGGTCATTTATCACAAGAGTTCCAGTACACAGGCAGCATCAAGCTTGGTGGTACACAGTTGGATGGACAAGCTGCACATAAGCGTCAGGTAGGCATCCTGTTTCAAGACGACCTGCTTTTTCCTCACTTAACCGTTTGGGAAAACTTAGCCTTTGCTCTGCCGGATTCCATCAAAGGAGCACAACGAAAAGAGCAAGCGATGACTGCATTAAAAGAAATTTCTTTAATGTCACTGGCGGACTCTTTTCCAGACCAAATATCCGGAGGTCAGCGTGCACGGATAGCGCTCACACGCATGTTACTTGCCAAACCAAAAGTTGCTCTGCTTGATGAACCCTACAGCAAGCTGGATAAAGATCTGCGCCAGCAATTTAGAACGCAGGTAGAAGACCAACTCAAGGACGCGAACATTCCAGCTCTCATGGTAACTCATGATGAAGAAGATGTTCCGCAGGGCAGTCGCTGCATCACATGGCCTTGGGAGGACAGTTATGCTCGATAG
- a CDS encoding ABC transporter permease: protein MLRVLYLVIIAVCVLPTIPGLLGVVVSAFGYIPAIGLSAFSIAGFAEVFDWHGVWLSLGLTLGSAVVSSYLACLITFAILQSCWNTKLWRKIEVSLSPLLAMPHVAFAIGFAFLFAPTGMGARVVYEMFGYDLNNTDVDSLALLVKDPYALGLTLMLTLKEVPFLLLMSIPILQQLKVDQIEKISHSLGYSSTQCWWKAILPQWLAKLRFPMFAVIAYSVSVVDVALIIGPTNPPTFSVLVWQWFSDPDLSLLPRAAAGAVILFLVASLLLGFTRLVEWIATKGYKHWQFSGRTGLPLPGKALFYVTTTLAIVMIPLMIIWSFAQRWRFPDLLPSQYTARFWQYESQGIADTLTQSIIIAIVSATIALILALIAHEYRLRYRIQLPSYIIAIPMLIPQLSILFGIQIATLYINSELYLFWVCWAHIFFAFPYVYLSLDGPWRSFDNGLTRIALSLGKTPVQAWLGVKLPLLLPAVTFAWAVGVSVSLAQYLPTLILGAGRISTVTTEAVALSSGLDRRVSAIYAICQALLPLLFFSFSILLSRTHGKYRRLSIKGLLTNESLSRKPRHP from the coding sequence ATGTTACGCGTTTTATATTTAGTCATTATCGCTGTCTGTGTCTTACCGACCATTCCGGGATTACTCGGCGTGGTCGTGTCGGCGTTTGGCTATATTCCAGCGATTGGGTTGTCTGCTTTTTCCATCGCTGGCTTTGCTGAAGTGTTTGATTGGCATGGCGTCTGGCTATCGCTGGGTTTAACTCTTGGCTCGGCCGTGGTGAGTAGTTACTTAGCCTGCCTGATAACCTTTGCCATTCTTCAATCGTGCTGGAATACGAAACTTTGGCGCAAAATTGAAGTTTCGCTCTCACCTCTATTGGCAATGCCCCATGTGGCATTTGCCATTGGTTTTGCTTTCCTTTTTGCTCCCACAGGCATGGGAGCTCGCGTTGTGTATGAGATGTTTGGTTACGACCTCAATAATACGGATGTCGATAGCTTAGCTCTGCTGGTCAAAGACCCGTATGCGTTAGGTTTAACCTTAATGCTGACATTGAAAGAAGTGCCTTTTTTGCTGCTGATGAGCATTCCTATTCTTCAACAGTTAAAAGTCGATCAAATCGAAAAAATCAGCCATTCGCTCGGTTACAGTTCAACTCAATGTTGGTGGAAAGCAATACTTCCTCAATGGCTAGCAAAGCTTCGCTTCCCAATGTTTGCGGTTATCGCCTACAGCGTATCCGTGGTGGATGTCGCGTTGATTATTGGCCCAACCAACCCGCCAACCTTCTCCGTCTTAGTATGGCAATGGTTTAGCGACCCTGATCTGTCCTTACTGCCCCGAGCGGCCGCTGGCGCGGTAATTTTGTTCCTTGTTGCCAGTTTGCTGCTTGGATTTACACGCTTGGTGGAATGGATAGCAACCAAAGGATATAAACATTGGCAATTTTCGGGCAGAACAGGATTACCCTTACCCGGCAAAGCGCTGTTTTATGTCACCACAACACTAGCGATTGTGATGATTCCATTGATGATCATCTGGAGCTTCGCGCAACGCTGGCGTTTTCCTGATCTCCTGCCAAGCCAGTACACGGCTCGTTTCTGGCAATATGAATCACAAGGTATTGCGGATACATTGACTCAAAGCATTATCATCGCAATCGTAAGCGCCACCATTGCGCTCATTCTTGCGCTCATCGCCCATGAGTACCGTTTGCGATATCGAATTCAGCTACCCAGCTACATCATCGCCATTCCGATGTTGATTCCTCAGTTATCTATTCTGTTTGGCATTCAAATCGCCACGTTGTACATCAATAGCGAGCTATATCTGTTTTGGGTTTGCTGGGCGCATATTTTCTTTGCTTTTCCCTATGTTTATTTATCGCTTGATGGGCCATGGCGTAGCTTTGATAATGGCTTAACGCGAATTGCACTGAGTCTGGGGAAAACGCCAGTTCAGGCTTGGCTTGGCGTTAAACTTCCACTTCTGCTGCCTGCAGTAACCTTCGCTTGGGCAGTTGGAGTGAGTGTCAGCTTGGCTCAGTATCTACCGACTTTAATCCTCGGAGCTGGGCGAATCAGCACGGTAACCACAGAAGCGGTTGCGCTTTCTAGTGGGTTGGACCGCCGCGTTTCAGCCATCTATGCCATTTGCCAAGCATTGCTGCCGTTATTGTTTTTCTCATTTTCCATTTTACTTAGCCGCACGCACGGCAAGTATCGTAGGTTGTCTATTAAAGGTTTACTGACCAATGAGTCTTTGTCTCGAAAACCTCGCCATCCGTAA